Proteins from one Corallococcus exiguus genomic window:
- a CDS encoding sulfotransferase family protein: MTGDSMGAKLVHPIPPPPRGAMAALWEGWIPAWDRLAEEPRGIEWINEAGRFQEGPFYDESIALLLQRHPRIGRNVSSPATVHQVAEAIDGLSPSGFIFHMSRCGSTLVQNALRCLDGTLVPGEPDVLSSLLLASVPGPRPRGAAAAAQAERDALLRSLVRVFGRRRTKRDRRLFIKFASLETVRLDVVRRLWPDVPWLFIYRDPVDVVVSNMARPSGWMDRPTPEQVKRYFGWGPRTVDAMTREEYCARAVSHFCGVAADSADAKAHLLNYEDIDLERLVAVMDAFGVHPTRAERARVEKSLRVYSKDPRGKRRFIADTALKRRIAGPAVHDAVKQWALPAYRLLNRHRRRIR, from the coding sequence ATGACGGGTGACTCCATGGGCGCGAAGCTGGTGCATCCCATCCCCCCGCCGCCCCGGGGCGCCATGGCGGCGCTCTGGGAGGGGTGGATTCCCGCCTGGGACCGTCTGGCCGAGGAGCCCCGCGGCATCGAATGGATCAACGAGGCGGGGCGCTTCCAGGAAGGGCCCTTCTACGACGAGTCCATCGCGCTCCTGCTCCAGCGCCATCCGCGCATCGGGCGCAACGTCAGCAGTCCGGCCACGGTCCATCAGGTGGCGGAAGCCATCGACGGGCTATCGCCCTCCGGCTTCATCTTCCACATGTCCCGGTGCGGCTCGACGCTGGTGCAGAACGCGCTGCGCTGCCTGGACGGCACCCTCGTTCCCGGCGAGCCCGACGTCCTGTCGTCGCTCCTGCTGGCCTCGGTGCCGGGCCCCAGGCCCCGGGGCGCGGCCGCCGCGGCGCAGGCGGAGCGGGACGCCCTGCTTCGCAGTCTGGTCAGGGTCTTCGGCCGGCGCCGCACGAAGCGCGACCGCCGGCTCTTCATCAAGTTCGCCAGCCTGGAGACCGTCCGTCTGGATGTCGTCCGCAGGCTCTGGCCGGACGTGCCGTGGCTCTTCATCTACCGGGACCCCGTGGACGTCGTGGTGTCCAACATGGCCCGCCCCTCCGGTTGGATGGACCGGCCCACACCGGAGCAGGTCAAACGGTACTTTGGCTGGGGTCCCCGGACCGTGGACGCCATGACGCGCGAGGAGTACTGCGCGCGAGCCGTCAGCCATTTCTGCGGAGTGGCCGCTGACAGCGCGGATGCGAAGGCCCACCTGCTCAACTACGAGGACATCGACCTGGAGCGGCTGGTGGCGGTCATGGATGCGTTTGGCGTCCACCCCACCCGGGCGGAGCGGGCGCGCGTCGAGAAGAGCCTGCGGGTGTACTCCAAGGACCCGCGGGGCAAGCGCCGCTTCATCGCGGACACCGCGCTCAAGCGGCGCATCGCGGGCCCCGCCGTCCATGACGCCGTCAAGCAATGGGCCCTGCCGGCCTACCGGCTGCTGAACCGGCACCGCAGGCGGATCCGCTAG
- a CDS encoding cupin domain-containing protein: protein MKPRLRSARTTRRQALAPASYAPSLEALLGDLTPEAFLADHWEKRFYRLSRGQPDFYAPLLSQAGLDHLVASALALDPTAVELLRSDLPRNRMKDPTRAPDAQLLQAGYEAGSTLRVNAAHRFSTSIRDLCLSLEQRLSAPVNVNLYCSPARSQGVQAHFDRHDVLVLQVAGRKTWSLSPPPVDLPLEYVPPFRFENLEDAQRFRVTRHQPSQVDNSSPTQRFTLEPGDLLYLPRGHVHEARTDGGHSLHLTVGFKSITYADCLASAVFQRAHQEPRLRRGLPPGFASDSAAWDELRGEFRRLGEALFQSLDPDAAVSEVVEVLMRSRSRVSGLTLGSEEDAARVHVRSQVQRRFGPLMRYREGDGKATLQFGQRAVSVPADFGEALRFILRTPRFQVGELPGPLDDEGRVTLVRRLTHEGLFHIVSSNDG from the coding sequence TTCCTGGCGGACCATTGGGAGAAGCGTTTCTACCGTCTTTCCCGGGGCCAGCCGGACTTCTACGCCCCCCTGCTGTCCCAGGCCGGGCTCGACCACCTGGTCGCCTCGGCCCTCGCGCTGGACCCGACCGCGGTCGAGCTGCTGCGCTCCGACCTGCCGCGCAACAGGATGAAGGACCCGACCCGCGCCCCCGACGCACAGCTCCTCCAGGCGGGCTACGAAGCCGGCAGCACGCTCCGGGTGAACGCGGCCCACCGCTTCTCGACCTCCATCCGCGACCTGTGCTTGTCATTGGAGCAGCGCCTCAGCGCGCCGGTGAACGTCAACCTCTACTGCTCACCGGCCAGGTCCCAGGGGGTGCAGGCCCACTTCGACCGCCACGACGTCCTCGTGCTCCAGGTGGCCGGCCGCAAGACGTGGAGCCTGAGCCCTCCGCCGGTGGACCTGCCGCTCGAGTACGTCCCGCCCTTCCGCTTCGAGAACCTGGAGGACGCCCAGCGCTTCCGCGTCACGCGCCACCAGCCCTCGCAGGTGGACAACTCGTCGCCGACCCAGCGCTTCACGCTGGAGCCGGGGGACCTGCTCTACCTGCCTCGGGGCCATGTCCACGAGGCCCGGACGGATGGCGGCCATTCGCTCCACCTGACGGTGGGCTTCAAATCCATCACCTACGCGGACTGCCTGGCCTCCGCCGTCTTCCAGCGGGCCCACCAGGAGCCCCGCCTGCGCCGCGGGCTGCCTCCGGGCTTCGCCAGCGACAGCGCCGCCTGGGATGAATTGCGCGGGGAGTTCCGCCGGCTGGGTGAGGCGCTGTTCCAGTCGCTCGACCCGGACGCGGCGGTCTCCGAGGTCGTCGAGGTCCTGATGAGGAGCCGCTCGCGCGTGTCGGGGTTGACGCTGGGCTCCGAGGAAGACGCGGCCCGTGTCCACGTGCGCAGCCAGGTCCAGCGGCGGTTCGGGCCCCTGATGCGCTACCGCGAAGGCGACGGCAAGGCCACGCTCCAGTTCGGCCAGCGGGCCGTGTCGGTGCCGGCGGACTTCGGCGAGGCGCTGCGCTTCATCTTGCGGACGCCGCGCTTCCAGGTGGGTGAGCTTCCGGGGCCCCTGGATGACGAGGGCAGGGTGACGCTCGTGCGCCGGCTGACCCACGAGGGGTTGTTCCACATCGTGTCGTCCAATGACGGGTGA
- a CDS encoding flavoprotein has product MACTVLRRSDGCLVVSGREALELRRADAAIVAELIRLASVPLSGRELRRGAAKLENGPAVLEALAKAGCLTEGRTLDALDAKSSPRHKARGQLPLGKVVFGLTGAVASAYMLPSIARLQPFARRIDVVVTRAARPFVAPAAFEAHGIQVWGSASARRGEVRVPHIELADTADLVVVCPASAHAIARLAQGACSDLVSLVVTATRAPVIVVPSMNEAMWDHPAVQRNVARIVADGVHVVEPHRGLEVAWLARGEPPRLGFGTQGLLDGAMLATLTAVAAGKPRTREVSRE; this is encoded by the coding sequence ATGGCCTGCACCGTCCTGCGCCGCTCCGACGGGTGTCTGGTCGTCTCCGGGCGTGAGGCACTGGAATTGCGCCGTGCCGACGCGGCGATCGTCGCGGAGTTGATCCGTCTGGCCTCGGTGCCGCTTTCTGGCCGCGAGCTGCGCCGTGGCGCCGCGAAGCTGGAGAACGGCCCTGCCGTGCTGGAGGCGCTCGCGAAGGCCGGTTGCCTCACCGAGGGCCGGACCCTGGACGCGCTGGACGCGAAGTCCTCCCCCCGGCACAAGGCGCGAGGACAGCTACCGCTCGGCAAGGTCGTGTTCGGGCTGACCGGGGCCGTGGCCAGCGCCTACATGCTCCCCTCCATCGCGCGTCTCCAACCTTTCGCCAGGAGGATCGACGTGGTGGTGACGCGAGCGGCCCGGCCCTTCGTGGCGCCCGCTGCCTTCGAGGCCCACGGCATCCAGGTCTGGGGAAGCGCGTCCGCGCGCCGGGGAGAGGTGCGGGTCCCTCACATCGAACTCGCCGACACCGCCGACCTTGTCGTTGTCTGCCCTGCTTCCGCCCACGCCATCGCCAGGCTGGCCCAGGGGGCCTGCTCCGACCTGGTGTCACTCGTGGTGACCGCGACCCGCGCCCCCGTCATCGTCGTGCCCTCCATGAACGAGGCCATGTGGGACCATCCCGCGGTCCAGCGCAACGTGGCTCGCATCGTCGCGGATGGCGTCCATGTCGTGGAGCCTCACCGGGGGCTGGAGGTCGCCTGGCTTGCGCGGGGCGAGCCTCCACGTCTGGGCTTCGGGACACAGGGGCTGCTGGACGGGGCCATGCTCGCGACCTTGACGGCCGTGGCCGCCGGCAAGCCCCGGACGCGCGAGGTTTCGCGGGAGTGA
- a CDS encoding ABC transporter ATP-binding protein — protein sequence MAVFPFQRLLRDGRLRVRSLATVLSQVRATVRLAWEADRASMVWSAGLTLLAALLPPAIVYVGKLVVDGVLAATKTRSEALSSHTLWLVALEFALVLVSAALGRLIALVHEVLQARLTTATNLKILHKALALELRHFEDPQVHDTMQKARRVADSRPLVIVVNLFSTVQHGVTLASYAALLLALSPWSALILVAASLPAFFVEARLARESFELHSERAGAARRLDYLEWLLTRDNHAKEVKLYGLGSIILDRYQRLARLFYERDRKYERRRLSFGLGFGALSILAFYGCYAFVVARTVMGVLTLGEMILYIAVFRQGQTALQATLLSIGSVYRESLFMSDLFQYLAVPTDQEGARVLPPRSPVRGRAQTIEFRDVSFRYAGQQGWALRHVNLTLPAGEKLAVVGENGAGKSTFVKLLLRFYEPTEGSITYGGVDLRDMDPGDLRSRFSAVFQDFVRYQFSAADNIGLGDTQHWQDAARIQAAAEKGGASTLIESLPRKLDTLLGLWFESGQDLSVGQWQKLAVSRAFMRDAEALILDEPTASLDARAEQRFFESFRALAEDRTALIISHRFSTVRIADRVVVLHNGEIQELGSHEELLRRGGQYAHLFQLHADGHGDEPASGRAGR from the coding sequence GTGGCTGTCTTTCCCTTCCAGCGGCTCTTGCGTGACGGACGCCTTCGCGTCCGGTCGCTCGCGACGGTGCTCTCCCAGGTGCGTGCCACCGTTCGCCTCGCCTGGGAGGCGGACCGGGCCTCCATGGTGTGGAGCGCGGGGCTGACGCTGCTCGCGGCGCTGCTCCCGCCGGCCATCGTCTACGTGGGAAAGCTCGTCGTCGATGGGGTCCTGGCCGCCACGAAGACCCGGAGCGAGGCCCTCTCCTCCCACACCTTGTGGCTGGTGGCGCTGGAGTTCGCGCTCGTCCTTGTCTCCGCCGCCCTGGGCCGGCTCATCGCGCTCGTCCACGAGGTCCTCCAGGCGCGCCTCACCACCGCCACCAACCTCAAGATCCTTCACAAGGCGTTGGCGTTGGAGCTGCGCCACTTCGAGGACCCCCAGGTCCACGACACGATGCAGAAGGCGCGGCGGGTGGCGGACAGCCGGCCCCTGGTGATTGTCGTGAACCTGTTCTCGACCGTGCAGCACGGTGTCACGCTCGCGAGCTACGCGGCGCTCCTCCTGGCCTTGTCGCCCTGGAGCGCGCTCATCCTGGTCGCGGCGTCTCTGCCGGCCTTCTTCGTGGAGGCACGCCTCGCCCGCGAGTCGTTCGAGCTCCACTCGGAGCGCGCGGGGGCCGCGCGGCGGCTCGACTATCTGGAATGGCTGCTCACGCGGGACAACCATGCCAAGGAGGTCAAGCTGTATGGCCTGGGCTCCATCATCCTGGACCGCTACCAGCGGTTGGCCCGGTTGTTCTACGAGCGGGACCGGAAGTACGAGCGGCGGCGTTTGTCCTTCGGGCTGGGCTTCGGGGCGCTGTCCATCCTCGCCTTCTACGGGTGCTATGCGTTCGTGGTGGCCCGGACCGTCATGGGCGTCCTCACCCTGGGGGAGATGATTCTCTATATCGCGGTCTTCCGGCAGGGGCAGACGGCGCTCCAGGCGACCCTGCTGTCCATCGGGTCCGTCTACCGGGAGTCGCTCTTCATGTCGGACCTGTTCCAGTATCTCGCGGTGCCCACGGACCAGGAGGGCGCGCGCGTGCTTCCCCCGCGGAGCCCGGTGCGGGGGCGGGCCCAGACCATCGAGTTCCGCGACGTGTCGTTCCGGTACGCGGGACAGCAGGGGTGGGCGCTGCGGCACGTCAACCTGACCCTCCCCGCGGGGGAGAAGCTCGCCGTCGTCGGGGAGAACGGGGCGGGCAAGAGCACCTTCGTGAAGTTGCTGCTGCGCTTCTACGAGCCGACGGAGGGGTCCATCACCTACGGCGGCGTCGACCTGCGGGACATGGACCCCGGCGACCTCCGCTCCCGCTTCAGCGCGGTGTTCCAGGACTTCGTCCGCTACCAGTTCAGCGCCGCCGACAACATCGGGCTGGGGGACACCCAGCACTGGCAGGACGCGGCGCGGATCCAGGCGGCGGCGGAGAAAGGCGGTGCCAGCACGCTCATCGAGTCGCTGCCCCGGAAGCTCGACACGCTGCTGGGCCTGTGGTTCGAGTCAGGCCAGGACCTGTCCGTGGGGCAATGGCAGAAGCTGGCTGTCAGCCGCGCCTTCATGCGCGACGCGGAGGCGCTCATCCTGGACGAGCCGACGGCGAGCCTCGATGCCCGCGCCGAGCAGCGCTTCTTCGAGAGCTTCCGGGCCCTCGCCGAGGACCGGACCGCGCTCATCATCTCCCACCGGTTCTCCACGGTGCGGATCGCCGACCGCGTCGTCGTGCTGCACAACGGGGAGATCCAGGAGCTGGGCTCCCACGAAGAACTGCTTCGCCGTGGTGGACAGTACGCGCATCTCTTCCAGCTCCATGCGGACGGCCACGGCGACGAGCCTGCTTCGGGACGCGCGGGGCGCTGA